A window of Sulfurimonas gotlandica GD1 contains these coding sequences:
- the glyQ gene encoding glycine--tRNA ligase subunit alpha — MITFSEMLLKLQEFWMKQGCNIVQPYDIPAGAGTFHPATFLRSLDSQPWSVAYVAPSRRPTDGRYGENPNRLGSYYQFQALIKPSPDNIQELYLKSLEYLGLDVSQHDIRFVEDNWESPTLGAWGLGWEVWLNGMEVTQFTYFQQVGGIECNPVAVEITYGTERLAMYLQGVDNIFDIVWGENEHGKTYYRDVHKESEIQFSKYNFEVADTDMLFADFTAKSDECVRALDAGLPLPAYDLCMMAANTFNVLDARKAISQTERQNYILKIRELSRGCAELYKAQEADRIERVKA, encoded by the coding sequence ATGATTACTTTTAGCGAGATGTTACTAAAACTTCAAGAATTTTGGATGAAACAAGGGTGTAATATAGTTCAGCCTTACGATATTCCAGCAGGTGCAGGAACATTTCACCCAGCTACTTTTTTACGTTCACTAGATTCACAACCTTGGTCAGTTGCTTATGTAGCACCTTCACGTCGTCCAACAGATGGAAGATATGGAGAAAACCCTAATAGACTTGGAAGCTACTATCAGTTTCAAGCTCTTATCAAACCATCTCCGGATAACATCCAAGAGCTTTACCTAAAATCATTAGAGTACCTTGGTCTTGATGTATCTCAACATGACATTCGTTTCGTAGAAGATAACTGGGAATCTCCAACACTTGGTGCTTGGGGTCTTGGTTGGGAAGTTTGGTTGAACGGCATGGAAGTAACTCAGTTCACATACTTTCAGCAAGTTGGAGGGATTGAGTGTAATCCTGTAGCTGTTGAGATTACTTACGGAACAGAGAGACTGGCAATGTACCTTCAGGGTGTTGATAATATTTTTGACATAGTTTGGGGAGAGAATGAGCATGGAAAAACTTACTATCGTGATGTTCATAAAGAGAGTGAGATTCAGTTCTCAAAGTATAACTTTGAAGTAGCGGATACTGATATGTTATTTGCTGATTTTACAGCAAAAAGTGATGAGTGCGTAAGAGCACTTGACGCTGGGCTTCCTCTTCCTGCCTATGACTTATGTATGATGGCTGCAAATACATTTAATGTACTTGATGCTAGAAAAGCTATTTCTCAGACAGAGAGACAAAACTATATTCTTAAAATTCGTGAACTCTCACGTGGTTGTGCAGAACTTTATAAAGCTCAAGAAGCTGATAGAATAGAGAGAGTAAAGGCTTAA
- a CDS encoding AAA family ATPase: protein MSSTLIGQIDRILFEDEGFFIAVLKTGEKVSGTYLESEVAHIKGSAITLSGQWEEHKKYGKTFKFESIKVNQNQLFFFLNKIVKGFTKKISSDLIEHFGNEKLIDILDNDIERLLEFNGIKEKRLKKIQTSWKKFRSMRKLGEFLSPYDVSQALLTTIASAMKDVDEPCTKIKENPYILTSINSIGFKRADELALKMGVKSEDENRISSAMDYVLMNYCEQQGNSCVAKELLFSGLNELLGFNGKNHLYEAALIERVSEQSIVIMKNDRVSPARLYDSEKYLHDTFTTRAEKDSGGFVKNLDEFLATKELKLGDQQKEAVAKINEGASLLFLVGYAGTGKSTTSKTILDLLNTRYEEKEIITCALSGIASQRIADTTGYESATIQSLLVKYEDRDDFPFRVVLIDEASMINSSLFARLMAKVHRDAIVIVVGDDAQLPPIGAGNVLSDVLTLELAPIVKLTKIYRQSEDQAITLIANDIRKGMVPDYRQTYEDFEFIDISIQNYYAIKNQLSSQEQQDLREANSLSIVTEIVHKVVESIEKARYRLNNKQIKEYLNYFQVITPMKGGTLGSNNLNIVLQEYFNPNPKKCVKKGGSEFRLMDKVVHTKNENMTSWSSEGFKMGEDSSQRRIFNGMSGLLFKIEEDDEQVFVFYPNEDVVVVYEYEEIKSHLMLSYALTIHKVQGMEYDIVVIPMTFSHFIMHNTKLIYTAITRAKHKCILIGESGAFESACKKFEITRRDTVLLEL from the coding sequence TTGAGCAGCACACTCATCGGTCAAATAGACCGTATTCTATTTGAAGATGAGGGCTTTTTCATCGCAGTTTTAAAAACAGGTGAGAAAGTTAGCGGTACTTACTTAGAGAGTGAGGTCGCGCATATAAAAGGCTCAGCCATAACTCTTAGCGGTCAGTGGGAAGAGCATAAAAAGTACGGAAAAACTTTCAAATTTGAGTCCATTAAAGTAAATCAAAATCAACTATTTTTCTTCTTAAACAAAATTGTAAAAGGTTTTACAAAAAAGATTTCTAGTGACCTTATAGAACACTTCGGAAATGAAAAACTCATAGATATTTTAGATAATGATATAGAGAGACTTCTGGAGTTTAACGGCATCAAAGAGAAGCGTCTTAAAAAGATCCAGACTTCTTGGAAGAAGTTTCGTTCCATGAGAAAACTCGGTGAGTTTTTAAGCCCTTATGATGTTTCACAAGCTCTTCTTACTACCATAGCATCTGCTATGAAAGATGTTGATGAGCCTTGTACTAAGATAAAAGAAAATCCATACATCCTTACTTCCATAAACTCCATAGGTTTTAAGAGAGCTGATGAGCTGGCGCTCAAGATGGGTGTAAAAAGTGAAGATGAAAACCGAATCTCTTCGGCGATGGATTATGTTCTTATGAATTACTGCGAACAACAGGGAAACAGTTGTGTCGCAAAAGAGCTGCTTTTCTCAGGACTCAATGAACTTCTAGGATTTAACGGCAAAAATCATCTTTATGAAGCAGCACTTATAGAGAGAGTGAGTGAGCAGAGCATTGTCATTATGAAAAATGACAGAGTCTCTCCTGCAAGGCTTTATGACTCAGAAAAATACCTGCATGATACTTTTACAACAAGAGCTGAAAAAGATAGTGGTGGATTTGTAAAGAACTTAGACGAGTTTTTAGCCACTAAAGAGTTAAAACTTGGAGATCAGCAAAAAGAAGCAGTTGCTAAGATAAACGAGGGTGCATCTCTGCTCTTTTTGGTTGGTTATGCAGGAACAGGTAAGAGTACAACTTCAAAGACTATACTTGATTTGCTAAACACTAGATATGAAGAAAAAGAGATAATAACTTGTGCCCTAAGCGGTATAGCATCTCAACGAATTGCAGATACCACAGGTTATGAGAGTGCGACAATCCAGTCTCTTTTAGTAAAGTATGAAGATAGGGATGATTTTCCATTTAGAGTTGTTCTTATAGATGAAGCATCTATGATTAACTCATCTCTTTTTGCAAGATTAATGGCAAAAGTGCATAGAGATGCCATAGTTATAGTGGTTGGTGATGATGCACAGCTTCCTCCTATTGGTGCTGGAAATGTTCTGAGTGATGTTCTTACTTTGGAGTTGGCACCTATTGTAAAACTTACAAAGATATATAGACAGAGTGAAGATCAGGCGATAACGCTTATAGCAAATGATATCCGTAAAGGTATGGTTCCAGATTATAGACAGACTTATGAGGATTTTGAGTTTATAGATATTAGCATCCAGAACTATTATGCTATAAAAAATCAGCTCTCCTCGCAAGAACAACAAGACCTAAGGGAGGCTAACTCTCTTTCCATTGTTACGGAGATAGTACACAAAGTTGTAGAGTCCATAGAAAAAGCCAGATACAGACTAAACAATAAACAGATTAAAGAGTACCTAAACTACTTTCAGGTTATTACTCCGATGAAGGGTGGAACACTCGGTTCTAACAATCTAAACATAGTTTTGCAAGAGTATTTCAATCCAAATCCTAAAAAATGTGTCAAAAAAGGCGGCAGTGAATTTAGACTTATGGATAAGGTCGTTCACACAAAAAACGAGAATATGACTTCATGGAGCAGTGAAGGTTTTAAGATGGGTGAAGACTCAAGCCAGAGACGAATATTTAATGGTATGAGTGGACTTCTTTTTAAGATAGAAGAGGATGATGAACAAGTGTTCGTATTCTATCCAAATGAAGACGTAGTGGTAGTTTACGAGTATGAAGAGATAAAGTCGCATCTAATGCTTTCCTATGCTCTTACCATTCATAAAGTCCAAGGTATGGAATACGATATCGTAGTTATTCCTATGACTTTCTCCCACTTCATCATGCACAACACTAAGCTTATCTATACAGCCATAACAAGAGCAAAACATAAGTGCATCTTGATAGGTGAGAGCGGTGCTTTTGAGAGTGCATGCAAAAAGTTTGAAATTACAAGACGAGATACTGTACTACTAGAATTATAA
- a CDS encoding TIGR01777 family oxidoreductase, whose amino-acid sequence MSRGYRIKIAICGKSGLVGSKLEDMFTSKHSDVIGIKIRENTRIEDVAKEISGCDVLINLAGTTILARWTDTYKNILYNSRIDTTRKLVDAIALCVEKPKLFISASAVGIYDSESKHDDYSTEYADDYLSHICKDWEAEARRAEEYGVRSVQTRFGVIYAKEGGAMQKMLPPFKMGVGGKIGGGHQIVSWIHIDDLVRAFEFIVKTPELNGPINFTTPHTLSNIEQTRILGEVLHRPTFLSVPEFALKIAFGEGSTVMLDSKDVYPKKLLDSGFEFRFDRFEEALKDILR is encoded by the coding sequence ATGTCTAGAGGATACAGAATTAAAATAGCTATTTGTGGCAAAAGTGGACTTGTTGGATCAAAATTAGAAGATATGTTCACATCTAAGCATAGTGATGTAATAGGCATAAAAATCAGAGAAAACACAAGAATAGAAGATGTCGCAAAAGAGATATCTGGTTGTGATGTACTGATAAATCTAGCCGGTACAACTATCCTGGCAAGATGGACTGATACTTATAAAAACATACTCTACAACAGCAGAATAGATACAACAAGAAAACTCGTAGATGCCATAGCTCTATGTGTTGAAAAACCTAAGCTATTTATCTCTGCATCTGCAGTTGGAATCTATGACTCTGAATCAAAACATGATGACTATTCTACGGAATATGCAGATGATTATCTATCTCATATCTGTAAAGACTGGGAAGCAGAAGCCAGAAGAGCAGAGGAGTATGGTGTAAGAAGTGTTCAGACAAGGTTTGGAGTTATCTATGCTAAAGAGGGTGGAGCGATGCAAAAGATGCTTCCGCCATTTAAGATGGGTGTAGGCGGAAAAATTGGAGGTGGTCACCAGATAGTTTCATGGATACATATAGATGACTTGGTTCGCGCTTTTGAGTTTATTGTAAAGACTCCAGAGTTAAACGGCCCGATTAATTTTACAACACCTCATACTCTTTCAAACATAGAACAAACCAGAATACTAGGCGAAGTATTGCATCGTCCAACTTTTTTAAGTGTGCCAGAGTTTGCTTTAAAAATTGCATTTGGTGAAGGCTCAACTGTAATGCTTGACTCAAAAGATGTATATCCTAAAAAGCTTTTAGATAGTGGTTTTGAGTTTAGATTTGATAGATTCGAAGAAGCCCTTAAAGATATACTCCGCTGA
- a CDS encoding cation:proton antiporter, with protein MEMLFNIGIIFVLGSIVGWFSPGFGIPRVVGYLLLGLVIGPGLLGIIPAEFVKHSHLIIDISLSVIAVLVGATLKFSSLDGHHKEVIYITLYQAIGTFIIVAIGFILFANVLKFETTQIVLMSLLLAGIATATAPATPLAIVNELHAKGIFTSTLLAIVALDDVISLMLFSLALTIGTSLVGSGVLEWINIVDATKVLFFSILFGTIAGLINTLLERVFVDSKTMETIATLGLIFLVYSMSNFYALEPLLSAMTMGIVMANTSHNFDLIQEEIDKHLANIIFMLFFIISAMYLQLEALLSVPLIIALYTILRFVGKVSGSYLGAVVSNSSDAIKKYMGIALFPQAGVAIGLALSIQNHPQLESIAPLILNVIIATTFIHELLGPFMTKYALQKSGECTREELKDSLKKRRRFSD; from the coding sequence ATGGAGATGCTATTTAATATAGGAATCATCTTTGTCTTAGGAAGTATAGTTGGATGGTTTAGTCCAGGGTTTGGTATTCCTCGTGTAGTAGGTTATTTACTCCTTGGCTTAGTAATAGGACCAGGACTCTTAGGCATAATACCTGCAGAGTTTGTCAAACATTCACATCTAATCATTGATATTTCCCTATCTGTTATCGCTGTATTGGTCGGCGCTACCCTTAAGTTTTCATCGCTTGATGGACATCACAAAGAAGTCATATATATTACTCTTTATCAAGCAATAGGAACATTTATTATTGTAGCAATCGGCTTTATTCTATTTGCTAATGTATTAAAGTTTGAAACTACTCAAATAGTGCTAATGTCCTTACTCCTAGCCGGCATTGCAACTGCAACCGCTCCAGCTACACCTCTTGCGATAGTTAATGAACTTCATGCAAAAGGTATTTTTACTTCAACTTTATTAGCCATTGTAGCTCTTGATGATGTCATCTCCTTAATGTTGTTTAGTCTAGCGCTGACTATAGGAACTTCGCTTGTTGGAAGTGGAGTTTTAGAGTGGATTAATATCGTAGATGCAACAAAGGTTCTGTTTTTTAGCATCTTGTTTGGTACAATAGCCGGATTAATAAACACTCTTTTAGAGAGAGTTTTTGTTGATTCTAAAACTATGGAGACTATTGCTACATTAGGTTTGATATTTTTGGTTTACAGCATGAGTAATTTTTATGCTCTTGAGCCACTGCTGAGTGCTATGACTATGGGTATTGTAATGGCAAATACTTCACATAATTTTGACTTGATACAAGAAGAGATTGACAAGCATTTGGCAAATATTATCTTCATGCTTTTTTTCATTATATCTGCTATGTATTTGCAGTTAGAAGCACTGCTAAGTGTACCTCTTATCATAGCTTTATATACAATATTAAGGTTTGTCGGCAAAGTTAGCGGAAGTTATTTAGGAGCAGTGGTATCAAATAGTTCAGATGCCATAAAAAAATATATGGGGATAGCTCTGTTTCCCCAAGCAGGCGTAGCAATAGGTCTTGCACTCTCTATACAAAACCACCCGCAGCTTGAAAGTATTGCACCCTTAATCTTAAATGTTATTATTGCTACTACTTTTATTCATGAGTTGTTAGGGCCTTTTATGACGAAGTATGCGTTGCAAAAGAGTGGAGAGTGTACCAGAGAGGAATTAAAAGATTCTTTGAAGAAAAGACGACGCTTTAGCGATTAA
- the amrA gene encoding AmmeMemoRadiSam system protein A, producing the protein MIDSILLRIAKSAILSRFDDKYKFDEDSLTNKYPFLAKDGAAFVTLKYDSNLRGCIGSIIAHTRLLDDVMHNAISAGFGDPRFKPLSPEELSHLNLEVSVLSEPEVLEYENYKDLVKKIRPNIDGLILKHGRYQGTFLPQVWEQLPSAELFLEHLSMKAGANPSIYQEHPTIYRYGVEHIEEKFDKVQAL; encoded by the coding sequence ATGATAGATTCTATTTTACTGAGAATTGCAAAAAGTGCAATTCTCAGTCGGTTCGATGATAAATATAAATTTGATGAAGATAGTCTTACGAATAAGTATCCGTTTTTGGCTAAAGACGGTGCTGCTTTTGTTACTTTGAAATATGATAGCAACCTGCGTGGATGCATAGGTTCTATAATCGCACACACTAGACTTTTGGATGATGTTATGCACAATGCAATATCTGCCGGTTTTGGTGACCCCAGATTTAAGCCTCTGAGCCCTGAGGAACTTTCGCATCTAAACCTTGAAGTCTCAGTTTTGAGTGAGCCTGAGGTTTTAGAGTATGAGAATTATAAAGATTTAGTTAAAAAAATTCGGCCAAATATTGACGGGCTTATTTTAAAGCATGGAAGATATCAAGGTACTTTCTTACCTCAAGTCTGGGAACAACTTCCTTCTGCGGAACTGTTTTTAGAGCATCTGAGTATGAAAGCCGGAGCAAACCCCTCAATATATCAAGAACACCCAACTATATACAGATATGGCGTAGAGCATATAGAAGAAAAATTTGATAAGGTTCAAGCCCTTTAA
- the amrB gene encoding AmmeMemoRadiSam system protein B → MKRMMSVAGSFYPAREVEIERYFEHFNTVYEENFTLPDVKSRAVIVPHAGYIYSGYTANIAYRVLQRSDVRKFVVIGPSHRVAFNGVSMCDFTTYETPFEDLKAAIDVAQRLREKFSLTRFENAHQEHSTEVQFPFIKFYMPDAKIVELVYSGAGANEISNIIDFVLSQNDCGVIISTDLSHFYNLEDANKLDNICLEAVDKLDTQKLHTGCEACGMIGVEAMMLSAKKLSLNSHILDYRTSADASGDESRVVGYMSAYFI, encoded by the coding sequence ATGAAAAGAATGATGAGTGTTGCAGGAAGCTTTTATCCGGCAAGAGAAGTTGAAATTGAGAGATATTTTGAGCATTTCAATACAGTTTATGAAGAAAACTTTACTCTGCCTGATGTAAAAAGCAGAGCAGTGATAGTTCCTCATGCAGGTTATATTTACTCTGGCTATACGGCAAATATAGCTTACAGGGTTTTACAGCGTAGCGATGTTAGAAAGTTCGTAGTTATAGGACCCTCTCACAGAGTGGCCTTCAATGGTGTAAGCATGTGTGATTTTACTACTTATGAGACACCTTTTGAAGATTTGAAAGCGGCAATAGATGTGGCACAAAGACTAAGAGAAAAATTTTCACTGACTCGTTTTGAAAACGCGCATCAAGAGCATAGCACGGAGGTGCAGTTTCCGTTCATAAAATTCTATATGCCAGATGCCAAGATAGTTGAATTGGTTTACAGCGGAGCAGGAGCAAATGAGATCTCAAACATCATAGATTTTGTTTTATCACAAAATGATTGCGGAGTTATTATCAGTACGGATTTAAGCCATTTTTACAATCTCGAAGATGCAAATAAGCTTGACAATATATGTTTAGAAGCCGTAGACAAGTTAGATACACAAAAACTCCATACTGGATGCGAGGCTTGTGGGATGATAGGAGTAGAGGCGATGATGCTAAGTGCTAAAAAGCTCTCTCTGAACTCTCACATACTTGACTATAGAACAAGTGCAGATGCTAGTGGAGATGAGAGTAGGGTTGTTGGATATATGAGTGCGTATTTTATATGA
- a CDS encoding cupin domain-containing protein produces MKKSNIFANIPTEINEELFEDIISKDGIKIERIVSKGHTTTEFEWYNQNGDEWVIVLKGEAVLEFEDADEVRLKEGDYLNIPAHTKHKVSWTKPDEETVWLAIHY; encoded by the coding sequence ATGAAAAAATCTAATATATTTGCAAATATTCCGACTGAGATAAACGAAGAACTCTTCGAAGATATCATCTCAAAAGATGGAATAAAAATAGAGAGAATAGTCTCAAAAGGTCATACAACAACAGAGTTTGAGTGGTACAATCAAAATGGTGATGAATGGGTTATTGTTCTTAAAGGAGAAGCTGTTTTGGAGTTTGAAGATGCTGATGAGGTTAGACTAAAAGAGGGTGACTACCTAAACATCCCCGCTCACACAAAACACAAAGTCTCTTGGACTAAACCGGACGAAGAAACTGTCTGGTTAGCTATACACTACTAA
- a CDS encoding ABC transporter ATP-binding protein produces the protein MINININKKLHGSNADMNLDIDLSIQEGEFLALSGKSGSGKTTLLRILAGLEDATGNIKVGEDSWLDAKTKLPPQKRAIGFVFQDYALFDNMSVLNNLLYVKKDIKLAEHLLGITELSELKDRLPNTLSGGQKQRVALCRAMMNRPKLLLMDEPLSALDPAMRTKLQNEILTLHREFNTTTIMVSHDPSEIYRLASRVVVLENGKITNDGKPIDILLRTSGSQKFSFSGELLDIKKVDVIYIAIIAIGQQLVEVVVSEDEAQNLNIGDAVEVSTKAFTPIVSSV, from the coding sequence ATGATTAATATAAATATAAATAAAAAACTTCACGGTTCAAATGCTGATATGAACTTAGATATAGACCTCAGCATCCAAGAGGGAGAGTTCTTAGCATTAAGTGGGAAAAGTGGAAGCGGAAAGACTACACTTCTTCGCATCTTAGCAGGTCTTGAAGATGCTACTGGAAATATAAAAGTCGGTGAAGATAGTTGGTTAGATGCGAAAACTAAACTGCCGCCGCAAAAAAGAGCCATCGGTTTTGTTTTTCAAGATTACGCTCTTTTTGATAACATGAGTGTTTTAAACAACCTTTTATATGTAAAGAAGGACATAAAACTAGCAGAGCATCTGCTTGGCATCACAGAACTTAGTGAGCTTAAAGATAGACTTCCAAACACTCTAAGCGGTGGACAAAAACAGAGAGTCGCACTCTGTCGTGCCATGATGAATAGACCAAAACTTTTACTTATGGATGAGCCTCTCTCTGCCCTTGATCCTGCTATGAGAACAAAACTACAAAACGAAATACTGACTCTACACCGTGAGTTTAATACAACTACCATCATGGTAAGCCACGACCCTAGCGAGATATATAGACTTGCATCTAGAGTAGTAGTCTTAGAAAATGGGAAAATTACAAACGACGGAAAACCTATAGATATTCTTCTAAGAACATCGGGAAGTCAAAAGTTCTCTTTTAGCGGTGAGCTTTTAGACATAAAAAAAGTAGATGTTATCTATATTGCTATCATCGCTATAGGTCAGCAACTCGTGGAAGTAGTTGTAAGTGAAGATGAAGCACAAAACCTAAATATTGGAGATGCTGTAGAGGTCAGCACTAAGGCATTTACTCCTATTGTTAGTAGTGTATAG
- the modB gene encoding molybdate ABC transporter permease subunit: MLEMLQLIEFAPFALSFKLAGITTLILFVLSMPLAWWLSQTRSKSKPILEAITALPIVLPPSVLGFYILIALSQNSPIGAFFDEYFGIKLVFNFTGLVIASSFYSLPFMVQPLQSGFESINKNMLEASYISGKSKLETIIKVALPNMKPALITAIIVTFAHTVGEFGVVLMVGGSIPDETKVASVAIYEMVEIMDYSSAHIYSALMVIMSFLVLLSVYIFNHKNNNKFAGFHR; encoded by the coding sequence ATGCTAGAGATGCTTCAATTAATTGAGTTTGCTCCTTTTGCACTATCTTTTAAACTGGCTGGGATAACTACACTTATACTCTTTGTATTGTCTATGCCTCTTGCATGGTGGCTCTCTCAGACCCGTTCTAAAAGTAAACCAATTCTAGAAGCTATAACTGCTCTTCCAATTGTTCTGCCTCCATCTGTTTTAGGTTTTTATATCCTAATAGCTCTTTCTCAAAACTCTCCTATCGGTGCTTTTTTTGATGAGTATTTTGGAATAAAACTGGTTTTTAACTTTACTGGTCTTGTCATTGCAAGCTCTTTTTACTCTCTTCCATTTATGGTTCAACCTCTGCAAAGCGGTTTTGAATCCATCAACAAAAATATGCTTGAAGCCTCTTACATAAGTGGTAAAAGTAAGTTAGAGACTATCATAAAAGTCGCACTTCCAAATATGAAACCCGCACTTATAACTGCTATCATCGTGACGTTTGCTCATACTGTCGGAGAGTTCGGAGTGGTTCTTATGGTAGGTGGAAGCATTCCTGATGAGACAAAAGTAGCATCTGTAGCCATCTATGAAATGGTTGAGATTATGGACTACTCTTCTGCACATATCTATAGTGCTCTAATGGTTATTATGAGCTTTTTAGTTCTACTGAGTGTTTACATCTTTAACCATAAAAATAATAATAAATTTGCTGGATTTCACCGATGA
- a CDS encoding TOBE domain-containing protein, which produces MNKFTATITKIQSVENLNIVNFDFCSQNLSMMSLDLNEKVDVGCQVILTAKPTHIAIAKEFSGEISYSNQLDAKIIEINNGELLSSIKLNTGDATCESIITKNSSLRMNLKVGDSVTLFIKASELSIKEIIEC; this is translated from the coding sequence ATGAATAAATTCACTGCGACAATAACAAAAATACAAAGTGTAGAAAATCTAAACATAGTTAACTTTGACTTTTGCTCTCAAAACTTAAGTATGATGAGTTTGGATTTAAACGAAAAAGTAGATGTTGGATGCCAAGTCATACTCACTGCAAAACCGACTCACATAGCAATAGCAAAAGAGTTCAGTGGAGAGATAAGCTACTCAAATCAGCTAGATGCAAAGATAATAGAGATAAACAATGGTGAGCTTTTAAGCAGCATAAAACTAAATACGGGAGATGCTACTTGTGAGAGTATCATAACTAAAAACTCATCCCTCAGAATGAACCTAAAAGTAGGAGATAGTGTTACTCTCTTTATAAAAGCAAGTGAGTTGTCAATAAAGGAGATAATAGAATGCTAG